The DNA window CGAGAGCACGACCGCGACCAGGGTGCAGATCACCCGGAAGGCGCCGTCGTCCGGCTGCACCAGCATCGCCGCGAAACTCAGCAGGAACGGCACGTAGACGGCGGTCAGCACGGTGGCGGTGAAGTCACGCCGGACCGCGGAGACGCCGTCGGCGAGGCTCCACAGCGACGCCGCCCCGATCGTCACGAGCAGGCCGATCAGCAGGGCGTCGGGTCCTTCGTACCAGGCCAGGCCGGTCATCAGCGCGGAACCGGCGACCAGGGGGATCAGCGGAACCTTGGCGCCCGAGCCGGTCAGCGCCTTGGTCATCTCCCAGACGCCGACGCCGGCCGCGGCGACCAGCACGGCGAGCAGGGCCCGCCGCTCGATCAGCAGGGAGGCGAGGACCACCAGGCCGAGGCTGACGCCGACCCCGATGGCCGCCGGCAGGTTGCGGCCGGCGCGGCTCTTGCCGCCTTTCTGTCCCCGGCCCGCGCGGCGGCGCCCCTTGGCGCCCCGCGGCGCGACCGGCTGCTCGGTGATGGGCAACTCCTCGATCGCCGCGTCCGTCTGGGCCTCGGGCAGCTGGGCCTCAGGCCGCTGCGGCTCGGGCCGCTGCTCCGGCTGCCAGCCCTGGCTGGTGGCGGGCGGCCAGGTGGGCGGGGTGTGCTCCTGCGGCGGCCACGGCTGAGGGGTCTGCTGGGGGTGGCGCGAGTACGGCGCCGGCACGTTGGTGTCGTCGCCGGGCGCTCGGCCGGCACGCGGATCGAGGTACGACATCAGTGTTCGAACAGCCCTGTCTTCCGTTGCCTTGTGTTCTCCCCCCGGACAGGAGTCGGACCCGAGCCTACTGCACAGCAAAAGGGTTAACAGTGGGGCCGAGCGGTGGTTTGTTCCGTGCATACGAAAGCCCGGTCTGCGCACAAAGGCACAAGACCGGGCAGACGTACGGGTGGAAGTCAGACCTCGAGGAGCTCGGCTTCCTTGTGCTTGAGCAGTTCGTCGACGACCCCGACGTACTTGTGGGTCAGGTCGTCGAGTTCCTTCTCGGCGCGCCGGCCCTCGTCCTCGCCGGTGTCGCCGTCCTTGACCATCTTGTCCAGCTGGTCCTTGGCCTTGCGCCGGATGTTGCGGATCGCGACCCGGCCGTCCTCGGCCTTGCCCCGCGCCACCTTGATCATCTCGCGGCGCCGCTCCTCCGTCATCTGCGGAAGATGGATGCGCAGCTGAGTGCCCTCGTTGTTGGGGTTGACACCGAGGTCGGAGTCGCGGATGGCCCGCTCGATCGGGCCCAGCTGCGACGCGTCGTACGGCTTGACGATCACCATGCGAGGCTCCGGAACGCCGACCGACGCCATCTGGGTGACCGGCGTGGGAGCGCCGTAGTAGTCCACCAGGATCTTCGAGAACATCGCCGGGGTGGCCCGCCCGGTACGGATGGCGGCGAACTCCTCCTTGGCGTGCTCGACCGCGCTGTCCATCTTCTCCTCGGCCTCGAAGAGGGTTTCCTCGATCACCGGCTCTTCTCGCCTCCTCGCTGTCTTCGGTGGTGCGGGATGTGGGGACGTGGGCGCACGTTCACGCGGTGATGAGAGTGCCGATCCGCTCGCCCGCGCACGCGCGCACGATGGTGTCGTCACCCTCGGCGCCGAAGACCAGCATCGGCAGCTTGTTCTCCTCGCAGAGGCTGAAGGCGGCCTGGTCGGCGACCCTCAGACCACGCTGCAGGAGCTCCTGGAACGTGATGTTCTCCAGCTTCTGAGCGGTCGGGTCGACCCGCGGGTCGGCGGTGTAGACACCGTCGACGCCGTTCTTGCTCATCAGCACCATGTCGGCGTGGATCTCCAGCGCGCGCTGGGCGGTCACCGTGTCGGTGGAGAAGTACGGCATGCCGGCGCCGGCGCCGAAGATCACGACCCGGCCCTTCTCCAGGTGCCGGATCGCGCGGAGCGGGATGTACGGCTCGGCGACCTGGGCCATCGTGATCGCGGTCTGCACCCGCGTCTCGATGCCCTCCTTCTCCAGGAAGTCCTGAAGCGCCAGGCAGTTCATCACCGTGCCCAGCATGCCCATGTAGTCGGCCCGGTTCCGGTCCATGCCGCGCTTCTGCAGCTCGGCGCCGCGGAAGAAGTTGCCGCCGCCGACCACCACGGCCACCTGGATGCCACGCCGGTTCACGGTCGCGATCTGCCGCGCCAGCGCCTGAACGACGTCGGGGTCGACACCGACCGCGCCGCCGCCGAACACCTCGCCGGAGAGCTTGAGGACGACCCGCCGCGGCCGCATGGCCGGCGGGTTCTCGTCGACCGTGGCGGACTGCTCGGTCACCATTGTCATGAGACCCGCCTTCCCTTCAGTTTCTGCAAGAGACCTTATGCGACTGGGAGGCCGGTCGCTGAATCGCGTACCCGACCTCCCGTGTCATTGCTGTGGAGCCTTACTCCTGGCCGACCTCGTACCGGACGAACCGGGTGACCTCGATGCCGACCTCGCTGAGGAGCTGCTTGACGGTCTTCTTGTTGTCGGTGACCGACGCCTGCTCGAGCAGGACGAAGTCCTTGAAGAAGGAGTTCACCCGGCCCTCGATGATCTTCGGCAGGGCCTGCTCCGGCTTGCCCTCCTCGCGAGCGGTCTGCTCGGCGACGCGGCGCTCGGTCTCGACGACCTCGGCCGGCACCTCCTCGCGGGTGAGGTACTTCGGGCGCATCGCGGCGATCTGCATGCCGACGCCGCGGGCGTCCGCGTCAGCGGCCTCGTCCGACTTGCCGGTGTACTCCACCAGGACGCCGACCTGCGGCGGGAGGTCCTGCGCCTTGCGGTGCAGGTAGACCGCGACGGTGCCGTCGACGATCGTGAAGCGGTTGAGGACGATCTTCTCGCCGATCTTGGCGGAGTAGTCCTGGATGGTGTCGGCGACGGTCTTGCCGTCCTCGAGGGTCGCCTCGAGGAGGGCGGCCGCGTCGGCCACCTTGTTGGCCTCGCCGAACTGGACCAGGCGGTCGCCCAGGGCGACGAAGTCCGGGGTCTTGGCGACGAAGTCGGTCTCGCAGTTCAGCTCGAGCAGAGCCTTGCCGGAGTGGGCGACGATGCCGTTGGCGGCGGTGCGGCCGGCGCGCTTGCCGACATCCTTGGCACCCTTGATGCGCAGGAACTCGACGGCCTTGTCGAAGTCGCCGTCCGCCTCGTCGAGCGCCTTCTTGCAGTCCATCATGCCGGCACCGGTGAGGTCGCGGAGCTTCTTGACGTCCGCGGCGGTGAAGTTAGCCATGACTCTTCTCTCGATGTCAGTTCGGAACTCGGCCGCCGCCGCTGCTCTCGCGGCGACGGCGGCCGAAACGCACCTGGGACTGAGCCGAATTACTCGGCGGGAACGGCCGCGACGGGCTCGGCCGGCTTCTCAGCCGCCGGGGTCTCAACCGCCGGGGTCTCAGCGGCCGGGGTCTCCGCGGGAGCGTCCGCAGCCTTCTTCTCAGCGCCCTCGTAGAGGTCACGCTCCCACTCGGGCAGCGGCTCGCCGGCGGCGACGGCGCCCGCCTCGGGCTTCTCGTCGGCGTTGTTGTTGCGGCCCCGGCCGGAGCGGGCGATCAGACCGTCGGCAACCGCGGCGGCGATGACCTTGGTCAGCAGCTCGGCGGAGCGGATGGCGTCGTCGTTGCCCGGGATCGGGAAGTCGACCTCGTCCGGGTCGCAGTTGGTGTCCAGCACCGCGATGACCGGGATGCCCAGCTTGCGGGCCTCGTCGACCGCGATGTGCTCCTTCTTGGTGTCCACGACCCAGATCGCCGACGGCGTCTTGGTCATGTCACGCAGACCACCGAGGGTCTTGGTGAGCTTGGTCTTCTCGCGGAAGAGCTGGAGGGTCTCCTTCTTGGTGTAACCGGCGGCCGTGCCGGTCAGGTCACCGAGAGCCTCGAGCTCCTTCATGCGCTGCAGGCGCTTGTACACCGTCTGGAAGTTGGTCAGCATGCCGCCGAGCCAGCGGTGGTTCACGTACGGCTGGCCGACGCGGGTCGCCTGCTCGGCGATGGCCTCCTGCGCCTGCTTCTTGGTGCCGACGAAGAGGATGTGGCCACCCTCGGCGACGGTGTCCCGAACGTACGCGTAGGCCTTCTCGATGTAGTCGAGGGTCTGGCGCAGGTCGATGATGTAGATACCGTTGCGCTCGGTGAAGATGAAGCGCTTCATCTTCGGGTTCCAGCGCCGGGTCTGGTGCCCGAAGTGGACACCGCTCTCCAGCAGCTGGCGCATGGTCACGACGGCCATGGTGTTACTCCCTGGTCTCCCTGGTTGTCACGCTCGCCGGCGGCAAGCGTCCTGGCGCCCGGTCGGCGGCCACAGTCGGACCCGGGATGATCGGGACCAGGGAGGGCCGTCGCCGGCGGCCGTCATCACCGGGAACCAGATCACTGGGAACAGCTCACTGGAAACCAGGCGAACGACACGGCCGGAGGGCGCGCGAGGTCGACCGCACGAGGCGGTCGCCGTCGACAAGCATACGCCAACCCGTGGGACGACCTGGGCCACCCTCGATCAGGGGATCGCGCGGGCCCCGATCGGGCCGGCCGGCCCTCACGCCACCGCCAGACCGGCCGCCAGAAGCAGGATCAAACCCGCCGGGAGGTACGCCAGCGGGGCGCGCAACCAGGCGTCCCGGCTCGGCGCGCCGCCGCCCGCGGCGAACAGTCCGACCGCGCTGAGCGCCAGTCCCAGCGTGAGCAGCGCCGCCGGCACGATCCCGCGGGCGTCCGGGTCCGAGGCGAAGGTCACGCTCAGTAGTAGCCGCAGGGCCGGCAGGAGCAGCACGACGGCCACCGCGGTCAGCACGACCGACGAGATCGGGCGGCGGGTGCGATAGACCCCGTCGGCCGGTCGGGCCGCCACCGGCGGGACCAGGGCGGTCGGCTCGGCGATCGGCGGGGGCGGTGCGGCCGGCGCCGAAGCGGGAGCCGCGGCCGGAGCCGGGCTCGGCGTCGGGGCCGGAGCCGGCACCGGGACCTGCAGCGACGGCGACGCCGGGGCGGCGGGCGTCGCCGAGGCCGGCCGCACCGGCGGGTACTCCGGGCCGCGGATCGGGATGCTCGGCGCCTCCCGGTCCCGCTGCTCGGGCACGGCCCGGTTGCGTACCCCGGTGTCGTAGGGGTTGTCAGCGAGCGAATGCGAGCCGGACGTCTCCGGATCGGCGGCGTACCGGCGCCCGCTGTACCAGCCGGGCTCGGATTCGTCGGCGTAACGATGTTCCACGTCATCGCACGGTAGGTGACCGACCGGACCGCGGGCCATCCCCCGGCGCATAACACACCGGTTCGGGTATCGGCCGGCAATCCACATCGGCGCCCCGTCCACAGCGCCCCGGACGGCCCGCCGGCCGCCGTGCCACGGTCCGCCGCATGACGACTCAGCGACGAGCGGTCGGCGCCTACGGCGAGCGACTCGCGGCCCGGCACCTGCAGGACAGCGGCCTCGTGCTGCTGGACCGCAACTGGCGCTGCCCGGACGGCGAGGTCGACCTGATCCTGCGGGACGGCGACGACGTGGTCTTCTGCGAGGTGAAGACGCGGCGCACGGCGACCTTCGGTCCGCCGGCCGCCGCGGTCAGCGGACGCAAGGTTCGCAAGCTGCGGCTTCTGGCCGCGCGATGGCTGGCCGAGACAGGGGTACGCCCGAAGCAGGTCCGCTTCGACGTGGTGGAGGTCCTCCCGCAGCCACGGGGCGCCACCCGTGTCGTACACATCAGGTCGGCGTTCTGATGAGCTACGCACGCGTGCTCTGCGCCGGTCTGGTCGGCGTGACCGGCCATCTGGTCGAGGTGGAGGCGGACCTCTCCAACGGGCTGCCCGCCCTGGTGCTCACCGGCCTGCCGGACACCGCGCTGCACGAGGCCCGCGACCGGGTCCGAGCCGCCGTGCTGAACTCCGGCCGGGAGTGGCCCAACCGGCGCATCACGGTGAACCTGCTCCCGGCCGGCCTGCCCAAACACGGCAGCGGCTTCGATCTGGCGATCGCCGCGGCACTGCTCGCCGGCGCCGGCGAGCTCCCACCGGCCCGGCTGGCCGGCGTCGCGCTCCTCGGCGAGCTCGGCCTGGACGGCACGGTCCGCCCGGTCCGCGGCGTCCTGCCGATGGTGGCCGCCGCCGCCCGGGCCGGCGTGACCCGGGTGATCGTGCCGCTGGACAACGCCCACGAGGCGTCGGTGGTCCCGGGCGTGACGGTCCGCGCGGTCGAGTCACTGCACCGCCTGGTCGACTTCGTACAGGGGAACGCACCCCTGCTCGACCCACCACCCGCGGTGCCCTCGCCGCCGCAGCGCCAGCCGGACCTGGCCGACGTGTCCGGCATGCAGACCGCTCGGTATGCGCTGGAGATAGCGGCAGCCGGCGGCCACCACCTGGCATTGATCGGTCCACCCGGAGCCGGCAAGACCATGCTCGCGGAACGCCTGCCGTCGATCCTGCCGGAACTGGACGACGACGCGGCACTCGAAGTCACCGCCCTGCAGTCGATCGCCGGAATACTGCCGGTCGGCGGCGGGCTCGTCCGCAGGCCACCGTTCCAGGCGCCCCACCACAGCGCCAGCATGGCTTCCCTGATCGGCGGCGGCCCCGGCCTGGCCCGTCCCGGCGCGATGTCCCTCGCCCATCAGGGCGTCCTGTTTCTCGACGAGGTTCCGGAGATCGCTCGCAGCACGCTGCAAGCCCTTCGCCAGCCACTGGAGAGCGGAAGGGTCGTTCTGGCCCGGACGCGAGGCACCACCGAGTACCCGGCACGGGTCCAACTCGTCGCCGCCGCGAATCCCTGCCCGTGTGCGACCGCCGCCGGCGATCAGCACTGCATCTGCCCGGCCACCGCGAGACGGCGTTACCTGGGAAAACTGTCCGGCCCGTTGCTCGACCGGATCGACATCAAGGTGACGGTTCAGCCGCTGCGGGCGGTTCAACTCACCGATCTGTCCGTGCCGGCCGAGTCGTCGGCCGTCGTCGCCGACCGGGTGGTCCGGGCACGCGAGAACGCCCGGGCTCGCTGGGCTCAAGCCGGATGGCGGCTCAACACCGAGGTGCCGGGACCCGCGCTCCGACGCCGGCCGTGGGGGCTGCCGCCGCCCGACACCGCGTTGCTGAGGGCGGCCCTCGACCGCGGGGCGCTGTCGGCACGCGGCTTCGACCGGGTGTTGCGCCTGGCCTGGACGATCGCCGACCTGGACGGCCGTGACCGCCCCGCGAAGAGCGACGTTGCGGAGGCGTTCCAGATGCGCATGGGCGACATCTCCGACTCAGACCGACCGGCGACCCCGAACGGAGACCACGATGACGACGAACCCTGAACCCGAGCTGGGCCCCGCGCCCGGGGCAGAGAAGCACGCCCATGCCGGCTCGGCCGGCACAAACGACAAATCCGGCGAACCTCGTGCTGAGGACCGTTCGCGCGCAGGTCGGCCCGGCGCGATCGGTATGGGCGAGGGTGACGCCGGCGTGGGAGGGGGCGGCCTTCCGAGGACCTCGACCGACCGGGATGAGGATCGGCTTGCGCGGGTGGCTCTCACCTGGCTGGTGGAGCCGGGGAACCGGACCGTCTGGGGACTGGTTCAGCAGGGTGGCGCGGCGGCGACGCTGGACCTGCTGCTTCGCGGGGATCTGCCGGACGGGCGGCTTCGGGCCGCCGCCGCCGCGCGGGCTGCGGTCGGGGACGCGCGACGGTTCGCCGAGGCGGCATTGCGGCGCGGGGAGAAGCTCGGCGCCCGGGTCGTGGTGCCGTCGGATCCGGAGTGGCCGGGGCGGGTGGCGGACCTGGCGCGGCTGGAGTTGCGCACCGGCGGGCGGGTCAATCAGGACACCCGGCCACCGCTCTGCTTCTGGGTGCGTGGCGGACTGCCGCTGGACGAGGCGTTCGAGCGGTCGGTGGCGGTCGTCGGGGCGCGGGCGGCCACCGGGTACGGAACCCATGTTGCCGGCGAGATGGCGTACGCGCTCGCGGACCGGGGCTGGACCGTGGTGTCGGGTGGCGCGTTCGGCATCGACGCGGCGGCTCATCGTGGTGCGCTGGCGGCCGGGGGCCGTACCGTCACGGTCCTCGCGTGCGGGGTGGAACGGCCCTATCCGGCCGGCAACGTGGCGTTGTTCGAGCGGATCGTGGAATGCGGGCTGATCGTGAGCGAGTGGCCGCTCGGCGCGGAGCCGCTGCGCCACCGGTTCCTGATCCGCAACCGGGTGATCGCGGCGGCGACCGCCGGGACCGTGGTGGTGGAGGCGGCGGCCCGCAGCGGCGCCACCCAGACGATGAGCCGGGTGCTGGCGCTGAGCCGGCCGGCGCTGGTGGTGCCGGGACCGGTGACCTCGGCGATGTCGGTGGGCTGCCACGCGATCCTGCGCGGCAATCCGTACGCCCGGCTGGTCACGTCCGCCGACGACGTGCTCGAGGAGGTGGGGCGGATCGGCGAGTACCTGAGCGAGCGGCCACGCGGCCCGGATCGCCGGCGGGACGCGCTGGACGAGGAGTCGGCACTCGTCCTGGAGGCGGTGCCCCGGCGCGGGACGTCCACTCCGGAGGAGCTCGCGGCGGCCGCCGGGCTGGACCTGCGGACGGTGCTACGGCGGCTCTCGCTTCTCGAGCTGGCCGGCCTGGTGGTCCGGAGGGAGGATGGCATCGCGCTAGCCCTTGACGCGCTGTAAAGCCCCGCAGGAGTGAATTTCCGGAGCTGTTCCGACGCTTCGCCGCACGACTTCGGCCGGCCTCGCCCCGTGCCGGCGGTCACTTCTCGACCGTACGCCGGCGGGGTGGCCGGTGGATCACACGCCGCGGAAAAGGCGGCGCGGGCGGGGTCAGTCCTCGGAGTCGTCCAGGTCGCGGCGATGGACCTTCATCCATGCTTCGACGTCCTCTGTCAGCCAAACCTTGCCCTGAGCGAGGTCTGCGACAGGCTTCGGAAAGTCAGCGCGACTGGTGATCTGGTAGGCCCGCTGCCGGCTGACTCCGCCCAGCCGGATGCGAATCTCGTGTGCGCCCATGAGGCGGATCGGCTTCACTCCCACATGATCGACCGTAGGCGCGAGACTATTAGTCGATAATCAAGTTGTTCTGAGACAGCTAGTCCCGGAGCAACCTAAAGTGGCTCCATGCCTAGTCGCTTCACGCCTACCACCCCGGTGCCGGATTCTCCCAGGCACCGCCGCGATTGGCGCACGCTCTGGCGGCGCTGCATCTGCGGCCTCCGCGCCCCGTGCATCGACGCCCGGCTGACATTACGCCCGCCGCCGCGCCCGCCCGCAGCCGCCGCGCCGCTCCCGCCCCCGCCTCCGCCTCCGGTCCCCCGGGCCGCCGCCGCACCGACTCCGCTCCCCCGGCCACGCCGTGCCACTCCACAGCAGCCGGTCCCGCCACCACCGCCTCCGCCACCACCCGACGCCCGCACCGGCGAGGACGCCGAACCGGCCGGCGGTGGCGCGGCTCCCCGGTCGCCGCGCCACGAGTCGAACGTGGGGCGCGCCGGCCATCTGACACCGGCGCAGCGTCATCGCGCCAATCAGGGTTCGCCCGCGAAGTACCGGCGGGACATCCCAGGACAACCCGGAGGGACGCCATGACGCCGAGCGACCACATGCACGAGCGACCACAGTGGGACTGCCGCGCCTGCGGCCTCCCCTGGCCGTGCCCGACCGCCCGCGCCGGTCTGCTGGAGGAGTACCGCGGTTTCCCGTCGCTGCTCAAGGTCTATCTGTCCACGCAGATGTACGACGCTCTGGACGACATGATGGCGGACGGCGGAGCGCCACCCGATCTCTACGACAGGTTCCTCGCGTGGGCCCGCAACCGCCCGCAAACCCCCTGACCGCCCGGAAGAAGCCCGCGCCCCCGTGGCGTGTCGGCCCGCGCTGATCCGGGGTGAGCCGTCCTTGCGCAGCGAGCCATGGGGGTGAAGCTAGGCCCGGGGTACGACGAGAATGGGCGCATGCGTATCCGCCTGCTGCACGAAGCCCTCCCGCCGCAGCTGCGCGAGGCGGTGGACGACTTCGGGCACCACCTGGCCGGCGTGGAGAACCGTTCCGAGCACACCGTGCGCGCCTATCTCGGCGACGTCGTCTCGCTGCTCGATCACGCCGTGCGCGAGGGCCGGACCACGCTCGCCGAGCTCGACAT is part of the Actinoplanes missouriensis 431 genome and encodes:
- a CDS encoding DNA-processing protein DprA, whose protein sequence is MGEGDAGVGGGGLPRTSTDRDEDRLARVALTWLVEPGNRTVWGLVQQGGAAATLDLLLRGDLPDGRLRAAAAARAAVGDARRFAEAALRRGEKLGARVVVPSDPEWPGRVADLARLELRTGGRVNQDTRPPLCFWVRGGLPLDEAFERSVAVVGARAATGYGTHVAGEMAYALADRGWTVVSGGAFGIDAAAHRGALAAGGRTVTVLACGVERPYPAGNVALFERIVECGLIVSEWPLGAEPLRHRFLIRNRVIAAATAGTVVVEAAARSGATQTMSRVLALSRPALVVPGPVTSAMSVGCHAILRGNPYARLVTSADDVLEEVGRIGEYLSERPRGPDRRRDALDEESALVLEAVPRRGTSTPEELAAAAGLDLRTVLRRLSLLELAGLVVRREDGIALALDAL
- a CDS encoding YifB family Mg chelatase-like AAA ATPase; translated protein: MSYARVLCAGLVGVTGHLVEVEADLSNGLPALVLTGLPDTALHEARDRVRAAVLNSGREWPNRRITVNLLPAGLPKHGSGFDLAIAAALLAGAGELPPARLAGVALLGELGLDGTVRPVRGVLPMVAAAARAGVTRVIVPLDNAHEASVVPGVTVRAVESLHRLVDFVQGNAPLLDPPPAVPSPPQRQPDLADVSGMQTARYALEIAAAGGHHLALIGPPGAGKTMLAERLPSILPELDDDAALEVTALQSIAGILPVGGGLVRRPPFQAPHHSASMASLIGGGPGLARPGAMSLAHQGVLFLDEVPEIARSTLQALRQPLESGRVVLARTRGTTEYPARVQLVAAANPCPCATAAGDQHCICPATARRRYLGKLSGPLLDRIDIKVTVQPLRAVQLTDLSVPAESSAVVADRVVRARENARARWAQAGWRLNTEVPGPALRRRPWGLPPPDTALLRAALDRGALSARGFDRVLRLAWTIADLDGRDRPAKSDVAEAFQMRMGDISDSDRPATPNGDHDDDEP
- the tsf gene encoding translation elongation factor Ts, whose protein sequence is MANFTAADVKKLRDLTGAGMMDCKKALDEADGDFDKAVEFLRIKGAKDVGKRAGRTAANGIVAHSGKALLELNCETDFVAKTPDFVALGDRLVQFGEANKVADAAALLEATLEDGKTVADTIQDYSAKIGEKIVLNRFTIVDGTVAVYLHRKAQDLPPQVGVLVEYTGKSDEAADADARGVGMQIAAMRPKYLTREEVPAEVVETERRVAEQTAREEGKPEQALPKIIEGRVNSFFKDFVLLEQASVTDNKKTVKQLLSEVGIEVTRFVRYEVGQE
- a CDS encoding AlpA family phage regulatory protein, producing MGAHEIRIRLGGVSRQRAYQITSRADFPKPVADLAQGKVWLTEDVEAWMKVHRRDLDDSED
- the rpsB gene encoding 30S ribosomal protein S2, yielding MAVVTMRQLLESGVHFGHQTRRWNPKMKRFIFTERNGIYIIDLRQTLDYIEKAYAYVRDTVAEGGHILFVGTKKQAQEAIAEQATRVGQPYVNHRWLGGMLTNFQTVYKRLQRMKELEALGDLTGTAAGYTKKETLQLFREKTKLTKTLGGLRDMTKTPSAIWVVDTKKEHIAVDEARKLGIPVIAVLDTNCDPDEVDFPIPGNDDAIRSAELLTKVIAAAVADGLIARSGRGRNNNADEKPEAGAVAAGEPLPEWERDLYEGAEKKAADAPAETPAAETPAVETPAAEKPAEPVAAVPAE
- the frr gene encoding ribosome recycling factor, whose product is MIEETLFEAEEKMDSAVEHAKEEFAAIRTGRATPAMFSKILVDYYGAPTPVTQMASVGVPEPRMVIVKPYDASQLGPIERAIRDSDLGVNPNNEGTQLRIHLPQMTEERRREMIKVARGKAEDGRVAIRNIRRKAKDQLDKMVKDGDTGEDEGRRAEKELDDLTHKYVGVVDELLKHKEAELLEV
- a CDS encoding phosphatidate cytidylyltransferase, whose amino-acid sequence is MSYLDPRAGRAPGDDTNVPAPYSRHPQQTPQPWPPQEHTPPTWPPATSQGWQPEQRPEPQRPEAQLPEAQTDAAIEELPITEQPVAPRGAKGRRRAGRGQKGGKSRAGRNLPAAIGVGVSLGLVVLASLLIERRALLAVLVAAAGVGVWEMTKALTGSGAKVPLIPLVAGSALMTGLAWYEGPDALLIGLLVTIGAASLWSLADGVSAVRRDFTATVLTAVYVPFLLSFAAMLVQPDDGAFRVICTLVAVVLSDTGGYAAGVFLGRHPMAPKISPKKSWEGFAGSLTAAAIGSGALLFFLLDVPVYWGLLFGAAISVVAVLGDLAESMLKRDLGIKDMSNLLPGHGGLMDRLDSILFAVPTAYLLFSIILPS
- a CDS encoding YraN family protein — protein: MTTQRRAVGAYGERLAARHLQDSGLVLLDRNWRCPDGEVDLILRDGDDVVFCEVKTRRTATFGPPAAAVSGRKVRKLRLLAARWLAETGVRPKQVRFDVVEVLPQPRGATRVVHIRSAF
- the pyrH gene encoding UMP kinase, coding for MVTEQSATVDENPPAMRPRRVVLKLSGEVFGGGAVGVDPDVVQALARQIATVNRRGIQVAVVVGGGNFFRGAELQKRGMDRNRADYMGMLGTVMNCLALQDFLEKEGIETRVQTAITMAQVAEPYIPLRAIRHLEKGRVVIFGAGAGMPYFSTDTVTAQRALEIHADMVLMSKNGVDGVYTADPRVDPTAQKLENITFQELLQRGLRVADQAAFSLCEENKLPMLVFGAEGDDTIVRACAGERIGTLITA